The Nocardioides houyundeii genome includes the window CCGGCCAGCGCCAGGTGGAGCCTTGCGGTGGAGAGTGCGAGGAGGTGCATGAGCATGCCTTTCGACGAGGTCGAGGGGTGTCAGCCGAGCAGGAGGATGCCGGCGCCCACTGCCAGGGCCGGGATCGTGGTGAGGACGGTGGCGAGCAGCGCCGAGCGGTGCTCCAGCGCGAGCAACGGGATGAGCGCATCCCCGTCCTGGCTCACCGTGTTGGCGACCAGGGTGGACAACGGCATCCCGCCCGCCAGGAAGATCCCGGCGAAGACGATCTGGATGGCGCAACCCGGGATCAGGCCCACGCAGGCACCCACGACCACGCCGGTCAGGCCGAAGAGCGGGAGCTGGGAGCCGTCGAACCCGGTGCCGGCCTGGACGAGCGACCAGGCGAGATACGCCGCCGCGACCCAGACCGTCACGAAGGCGACCTCACGCCCGCTGTGCCGCAGCATCGCTGTCACCGAGGCCGGGCTCGCCGTGCTGGTGTCGTCGTCGGCGACCTTGAAGCCGTCGCGGACGAAGGCCACCAGGCACAGGGTCGTGCCCACGGCACCCAGGCTCAGGTAGGGGTCGACGCCGCCGAACAGCGCCGCGCCCAGCGCCGCGGGATCCGCGAGCTGGAACGTGACCGGGAGGCTGACCAGCAGGCCGCCCCCCAGGAAGAGCCAGAGAGCGGCCGGCAGCGGACCGAGATCCTGTACCCCTGCCAGGACCGAGGTGCCCTGGGGCGTGGCCCCGACCGCCGTGGGCGCCTCGCGCTGCAGGACTCCAGGCCCCGGGCCGTCCGCTGCGGCGATCCGCCCCCCGCACGCCGCGACCGGGGCGGCTGCGGGACCGTCGTCACGCAACCGGGGCGCCATGCCGAGCAGGTCCACCGCGTACCCGGTCGCGGTGCCCGTGACCACGAGCAGCACCTTCAGCTGCAGCGTCAGGACCGGGTCGGCGGCGAGCAGCACCCAGGATGCGTCCCCCATGGTGGCGACCAGCGCGGAGACCGCCGCCCCGTAGGAGACCGCCCCCCGGGAGTAGACCGCCATCACGATGATGGCGCCGCCACATCCCGGGGGGACCGTGAGCAGGGCCGCCACCAGGGGGCCCCACCCACGTCGTCGCTCCAGGGCTGCGTCCAGCCGGTCCCCCCACCGATAGCGTGCCCACCCGAAAGGGGCCGCGAGCAGGGCCACGAAGACGCCGACCTGCATGAAGGCGTCGGCCATCGGACGGATGACGAGCTCGAGCACGAGAGCCTCCTTGGAGCTGACGGGTCGTCTCGGGTCACTCGCCGGTGAGCTTCTCCTTGGCCTTGTGCATCAGGTTCTCCGCGCCCTGCTTCAGCGACCCGGCCGCGTTGCCGGGGTGCCGGGCCCCATGCTGCCGTCGTAGGTGGCGAACAGCAGCGGGTCCGGCGCCGGGACCTGGTTGATGTCGTCGGCCAGCGGCACGCCCTCGGTGAAGATCAGCTCCTTGTCGCCGATGAGGGTGTTGCCCTGGGCCCAGCGGCCCTCGCCGGCGCGGCTGCCCTCGGTGAACGAGTAGAACGTGCGGCCGGGCTCGTCGTCCTCGACCTCCTTGAGGGAGTCCTCGAGGCCGTCGGTGAAGCCGTCCTCGATGAGCTGCTCGATGCCCAGCAGCCACTGCTGCTGGTGGTAGGTGTCGCGCGCCAGGTTGAACTGCAGCGTCTCCTTGACGCCCGGGTCGTCGGTCATCTGGTAGACGCGTGCCGTCTGCAGCCGGCTCTGCGCCTCGGCCGCCACGTTGCTGCGGAAGTCGGCCAGCAGGTTGCCGCTCGCGACGATGTAGCCGCCGTTCCACGGGACACCCTGGCTGTTGGTCGGCATGGCGGCGCCGCCCGTGACGATCGCGTGCTGCACGTTCTGCCCACCGAGCACCGCGGCGAGAGCGGGGTTGGCGGCGGCCGCCTGGGCCTGGGTCTCGGACGGCGCGCCCTCGAGGAGCCGAGCCATCATCGTCACGAGCATCTCGACGTGACCGATCTCCTCGGTGCCGATGTCGAGGATCATGTCCTTGTACTTGCCGGGGACGCGGCAGTTCCAGCCCTGCCAGAGGTACTGCATCATCACCGTCATCTCGCCGAACTGACCTCCGACGAGCTCTTGGAGCTTCGCTGCGAAGAGCGCATCGGGACGCTCGGGCTTGACCTGGTTCTGAAGCTGCTTGGTGTGCCGGTACATGGCTGCCCCTCACATCGTCACCGGTGCGCCTCTCGCACCGCGTGCCCTCCACCTTGGCGACGCCGCGTCCCGGAACCATGACACCGCCATGCCCCCTCACGTGCTCCGGGCCGCGTGCTCCGCCGTCACGCGCACGTCACGACGGCGTCCCACCTACCCCCGGGGATGGATCAATGATTGGACTCACCCGGGCCGGGTACCGTCCTAGATCTGACCGGTCAAGACAGCGCCGGAGGCCTGCTGGCTCACGACCTGCGAGGTCGCACCATGGCACCACCCCAACCCGCCCGACTCTCGCTCCTAGGTGGATTCGCACTCGTCTTCGACGACGAGCCGGTGGCGCTGCCTGCGCCCGCGGAGCGGCTGCTGGCCCAGCTGGCGATCAACCATCGTCACCGCCCCGCGCGGCGGGCCGTGCTGGCCGAACGCATGTGGGCCGATGCGTCCCCGGCTCAGGCCGCCTCCAACCTGCGCTCGGTGCTGTGGCGACTCCCCCGACCCCGCGGACGTCAGCTGGTGCGGTCGGAGACCACGACCCTCCGTCTCCCCGCCGACCTCGAGGTGGACCTCTGGCAGGGCGAGGCGATGGCCGAGCTCCTCTGCACGGCGCAGGATCCTCTCCGGCCGCTCACCGACGAGGACCTCCTCCTCCTTCTCGGTCAGGACCTGCTGCCCGACTGGTACGACGAGTGGCTGAGCGTGGAACGGGAGAACTTTCGGCAGAAGCGGCTCCACGCCCTGGAGCGCTACGCCGCCCGGCTGCGCGAGCAGCAGCGGTTCGTCGACGCGTTGTCGGCCGGTCTCACGGCGGTGCGGGCAGAGCCGTTGCGCGAGTCGGCCCACCGCACCGTCATCGAGGTGCACCTGGCCGAGGGGAACCACGCCGAGGCGTTGCGCCAGTTCCACGACTACCGCCGGTTGCTGGCCGATCAGCTGGGACTTCCGCCCTCACCCGTCATCCGGGAGCTGGTCGCTCCGCTGCTCGGACGACCAGTCGAACGGCGCCGCCGCCCGGTCTCTCGCCGGCATGCCCCAGGGCGGACTGCGGAACGCTGAGGGTCCATCCGGGCGCCGGCGACCTCTCGCGTGAGCGCCGGCTCGGGGCTATCCTGAGACGGTGCCTGACGCGAAGGTCAGGCCGTTACAGCCGTAGCCGCGCGTCACCACGAGCGCCCCGCCTGCCCCGGTCTCGGAGGATCCATGGCGAACGCTTCTGACAACGTCGCCAGCGCACTGTCGGGTGCTGCCCAGGCGATCAACGTCTCCAGCTCCTTGGAGGACACCCTGGACGGCATCGTCCACGCCGTACTGGTGGCACTGCCCGAGTTCGACCACGCCGGCATCTCGATCATCCACAGGGACGGCAGGATCGAGACCCTGTGCGGCACGGACCAGTTCGTCTGGGACCTCGACGAGCTCCAGTACTCGCTGGCAGAGGGGCCGTGCGTCGACGCGATGCGCGAAGAGCGGGTCGTCATCGTCGAGGGGGCCCGGCACGACCAGCGCTGGCCGAACTACATGCCCCAGGCCGCCCGACGGGGGCTGCGCGCCCAGCTGGCCCTGCAGGTCTACACCGGGGCCGAGACCATCGGCGGGCTCAACCTGTACTCGACCGAGTCGGAGGCGGTTCCGCCCGAGTCCTTGCAGGTCGCCGACCTGTTCGCCACGCATGCCGCGATCGCGCTGGGCCAGGCACGCACCGAGGACCAGCTGCACCAGGCGGCATCCGGGCGCAAGGTGATCGGCCAGGCCATGGGCATCGTCTCCGAGCGCTACCAGATCCCCGAGGAACGGGCCTTCCAGTTCCTGGTCCGCGCCTCCCAGACCAGCAACGTGAAGCTGCGCCTGGTCGCCGCGGAGATCGTCGCAGCCACGAACGAGAAGTACGCGGCTTCACCGGGGTGACCGACGCCCGTCAGGCGGTGGCCCGGGGGCGGCGGCGCGCCGGTCGCCGGATGGCGGAGCCTGGCTTCGACGCCAGCAGGGGGTCGAAGTCGTCGGTGACCGGCGTCAGGCGCGCCTCGTCCACGAAGACGGCCCCGTCGCGCACCTCGGCGAACAGGTCACGGCCGAGCACGGCACCGGCGGTGCCCATCCCGCCGTAGATGGTGGCGTTGATGCCGAACATGTGCTCGGTGCTGCCGCCGGCCAGGAACAGGCCCGGGATGTGGGTGGTGACCCGGGGCCGGAACGGGCCGAGGTTCCTCAGCAGCGGCGCGATCCCGTAGCAGGAGCCGCCGGTGGTGAGCGTGAAGCGCTCCTGGGTGATCGGGGTGGACGCCTCGCAGAAGACCATCCGCTCCCGGAGGTCGGGGATCATCAGCTCGGCGGTGTCGAGCACCCGCTGGGTGAGCTCCTCCTTGAGCTGGAGGTAGCGCTCGTCCCGGCCGTATCCGCCGCCGTCCGCGGGGCTGGTGCTGACGTTCCAGAACGCGTGCTCCTTCGGCGCCCAGCTGACGAGCTCGAGGGTCGAGAACCCGGGTGGTGCCGAGTGCGTCCCCTCGGGGTCCTTGGCGGTGGGGCAGCTGATGCCCACGGGCATCCGATCCGGGCAGCGGCCCGCGGCGACCTCTCGGTAGTAGCCGTCCACGTCGTTGGTGGGCCACACCCAGGCCAGCGGCGGGGTTCCCCGCTCGCGCAGGTCAACGTCGAGGGCGACGTACACCGCGAACATCGGCAGCGTCATCTCCAGGCTGTCCAGGCGGCGCCGCAACCGTCGGGTCAGGTGCTCCTCCCCCACGAGCTCGGACCAGGTCTTGTGGAAGTCGGCGGCTGAGACCACGACCCCGGCTCGGATCTCCTCGCCGCCGCGGAGCCGGACGCCCACGGCCCGTCCGTCCTCGACCAGGATGTGCTCGACCCGCGCCTTGGTGCGGACCCGGCCGCCGTGCGTCTGGACGACGTCGGTCAGGTGGGCGCCGATCACCTGTCCGCCCCCTCGCGGGTAGTACGCCCCCGCCTGGAGGTAGTGGTGGAGGAAGCCCGCGTGCATCGCGGTGGGTGTGCGGTGCGGAGGCCAGGTGTAGTCGCCGTTCTCGGCGAGGATCACCGCCTGGGCGTCGGCGCTGAGACCGCACGCGGCCATCAGCTTGGTGATCGGTCGCACCCCCAGCGCAGCAGCGCGAAGGGGCGCATGCGCGGCCGTTCGCCGGCGGCGATGGTGCGCATCACCTTGACGCACCGTCGCAGGCCGGGCTCCTCGTCGGGGAAGGCCTCGATCAGGCGGTCCAGGTAGGTGTCCCAGCCGGTCGGCGTCTGGAACGTGGTACCGGGGATCATGATCTGGCAGTGGCCCTCGGGGCGCTGGCGGAGCCACTTGATGCGCTCGGTCAGGGCCAGTCCGGACAGCGCCGTCTGCATTCTCCCCCCGGGTCCGCACTCGCCGACGTAGTGGGTGCCGACGTCGAACTCGAACTTGTTGCCGGCGCGGCGGAAGACCTGGGTGCTGCCGCCGACCACCTGGTTGGCCTCCAGAACCAGCACCCGCTTGCCGTTGGCCGCCAGGTACGCCGCGCAGGTGAGGCCGCCCGGTCCGGCGCCGACCACCACCGCGTCCCAGACCTCCGGGTCACCGTCCTGACCGGCCCCCGGGCGCACGTGCAGGCTCACATCCGGGCTGGGGACGGGCGTGGTCTGCGTCATCGCGAATCGCTTTCCGGGAAGTTATCTGGAGTAAGACTCCAGTTAACTCGTTTCCGACCCCCGTGCCAAGTGCGCAGCACCTCAGGCCGACGACGAGTTCAGGATGAGTCCGTCGAGCAGCACCAGTCCAGCCTCGATCACCGCCGACTCCACCCGCTCCGGCGACAGCACGAGGGCGTCCCTGCGCAGCGCGAGCGCGGCGACCCCGTTCCAGGCGCCGAACAGGAAGTACGAGGTCAGCTCCGGATCGACCTGCCGGATCGCCCCGGTCTCCACGGCGTCGCGGATGCTCTGCTCAAACTCTCCGCGCAGCTGGCTGAACCTGGCGACCACCTCGCCCTCGACCTCGGTGCGTGGACCGCGCTCACCGGTGACGATGAGGTACCTCAGCACCGCCGGGTGGTCCAGGAGGAGTCGCCGGTAGGCGGAGCCGACGCCGGCGAAACGCTCCAGCGGGGAGACCTGGGCGGCGTACGCCGAGCGCAGCGCCTCGGTGGCCACGGCCAGCACGCGCTCGGTGACGGCGGCCAGCAGCCCGTCCTTGGTTCCGAAGTGCACGTAGACCGAGGCGGGCGAGATGCCCGCCTGCGCGGCGACGTCCTCGATCCGGATCTCCTCGGGCGCGCGCTGGGAGAGCAGCAGCTCGGCCGCATCCAGGAGGAGCGCCCGAGTGCGTTCCCGTCGGCGCGACCCGCGCGCTGCCGCGGCGCGGGCGGCCTCGGGAGTCTCGTCGCTGGTCACGTCGCACATCCTAGGGCCGACTCGCCGGGGCCGACTCAGGCCAGGGAGAGGAAGAGCTTCTCCATCTTCTTCACGTCCAGGCTGTCGACGTCGTCGCCGTTGGTCAGGCACTGCTGGAGCCCCGTGGCGACGATCGCGAAGCCGGCGCGGTCCAGCGCCTTGGAGACCGCTGCGAGCTGGGTGACGACGTCCTCGCAGTCGCGGCCCTCCTCGAGCATCCGCAGGACGCCGTCGAGCTGACCTCGGGCACGCTTGAGGCGGTTGACGACCGGGGTCATCTCGGTGGGGTCAAGCTTCATCAGTCGTCTTCCTCGGGTAGGTCCAGGGATGCCAGCGCTGCGGTGATCCGCTGCTTGGCATCGTCTGCGATGGTCCGCAGGGCCGGGCTGTCGGCCAGCCCCATCATCGCCTCAGGGTCGAAGGCCTCGACCAGGGTGGTCGCATCGTCCAACGCGCGGACCACGACGTTGCACGGCAGGACCGCGGCGATGGACGGCTCGGCGCGCAGGGCTTCATGGGCCAGCGCCGGGCGGCACGCCCCGAGGATGACCTGGGGCGCGACGTCGACTCCGAGCTTGGTCTTGAACGTAGCCTGGAGGTCGATCTCAGTGAGGATGCCGAACCCCTGCTCCGCCAGGGCGGAACGGACCGCCTCCACGGCGTGCTCGTACCGCTGGCTGAGCTTCACGGCGATGGTGTAGCTGCCCATCAGGCGCTCCGCTCCCGCTCGGCGAGGGCCGCCTGGACGTCGAGGTCGCGAACCGCGCTGATGAGCTGCTCCAGGGCGGCGGCCGGCAGGGCACCCGGCTGGGAGAAGACCAGGTTCCCGCCCTTGAACGCCATCAGCGTCGGAATGGAGGTGATCTGTGCGGCGGCCGCCAGGGCTTGCTCTGCTTCGGTGTCCACCTTGCCGAACACGATGTCCGGGTGGGCAGCCGCAGCCTTCTCGTAGACCGGGGCGAACATCCGGCACGGACCGCACCAGGACGCCCAGAAGTCCACGAGGACGAGCTCGTTGCCGTTCACGGTGCTCTCGAAGTTCTCTGCACCCAGGTCGATCGTGGCCATGCCGTTCTCCTCACGTGTCGCGTCGGCCCCGCAGCGGGGTCCGCCAGCACAACGAGCATACCCCCCGCCGTATTCCCCCCAGGGAGTCCCGGAGCGGATCTCCTCGACTTGAGGAATACCCCCCAGGGTGTCTATGTTCTCCCTACCGCATACCCCGTCCCGTATTCGAACGGGTCACCACCGACGTACTCCCAGGAAGGCATCCCATGAGCCGCACCACCCCAGAGATCGACGTCCAGCAGCTTGCAGACGCCGCGGACCGCGGCACCGTCATCGACGTCCGCGAGCCCGCGGAGTACGTCGCAGGCCACGTGCCCGGCGCCCTGCTGGTGCCGATGGGACAGCTGTCCTCGCAGCTCGGCGACCTCGACCGGGAGCGACCGGTCTACGTGGTGTGCGCCTCGGGCAACCGCAGCGCCGCGATGACCGACCTGCTGGTCGTCGCGGGGTACGACGCGTACTCCGTGGCCGGTGGCACCAGCGCCTGGGCGCAGTCCGGACGTCAGCTCGCCACCGGCCTGGACGCCGGCCCTGCCGCCTCCGCCTGAGACCTCCCCCGCCGCACCGATGAGAACACCGACCTGGAGACACAGATGAGCAGCCTCACCATCCTCGCGATCGAGACCCCTTCCCTCGGCGACCGCAGCTACCTCGTGCACGACGGCGAGGTCGCCTTCGTGATCGATCCGCAGCGTGACATCGGCCGGGTCCTGGCTCTGCTCGAGGAGCACCACCTGAGGCTGACCGACGTCTTCGAGACCCACATCCACAACGACTACGTCACCGGCGGCCTCGCCCTGGCCCAGCGCACCGGCGCGGCCTACCACGTCAACGCCGCGGACGAGGTGTCCTTCGAGCGGACCCCGATCACCGACGGCGAGACTGTCGCCGCGGGGTCGCGGATGAAGATCCGGGCGATCGCCACCCCCGGGCACACCTTCACCCACCTCTCCTACGCCCTGCTCGACGGCGACGAGCCGTATGCGGTGTTCACCGGCGGCTCCCTGCTCTACGGGGCGACCGGACGACCGGACCTGCTCGGCGAGGAGCACACCGACGCCCTGGTGCGCCACCAGCACGCGTCGGCGCACAAGCTCGCCGAACAGCTCCCCGACGAGGCCGAGGTGTTCCCGACCCACGGCTTCGGATCCTTCTGCGCTGCCACCCAGTCCGAGTCCACCCAGTCCACGATCGGCCAGGAGAAGCGGTCCAACCCCGCCCTCACCCAGGACGAGGAGACCTACGCCCGTGAGCTCCTTGAGGGGCTGGCGTCGTGGCCGGCGTACTACGCGCACATGGGCCCGGCCAACGCCGCTGGTCCGGGAGCGCCCGACCTGTCCCCGGTCCAGCCGGCCGACGCCCACGAGCTGCGTCGGCGCATCGAGGCCGGGGAGTGGGTCGTCGACCTGCGCAACCGCACCGCCTTCGCCGCCGGCCACGCCCCGGGCACCCTCAACTTCGGCCTCGACGGCCCCTTCGCCACCTACCTGGGCTGGCTCATCGAGTGGGGCACTCCGGTGACGCTGCTCGGCGAGACCGCCGACGATGTCGCCGAGGCCCAGCGCGAGCTCGTCCGGATCGGGATCGACCGGCCCGCCGCCCAGGCCACCGGCGGCCCGGAGTACTGGACCGACGGCACGCTGGCGTCGTTCGCCACGGGCACGTTCGCCGACCTCGAGCAGGTCCGCCGCCACCGGCCGGTCCTGGTCCTCGACGTCCGCCGCGCCGACGAGCACGAGAAGACCCGCATCAGCGGCGCGATGAACATCCCGCTCCACGAGCTGCCGCAGCGCGTCGCCGAGCTGCCGGACGCAGAGGTGTGGGTGCACTGTGCCGGCGGCTACCGTGCCGGCGTCGCCGCCTCGATCCTCGACGCCGCGGGCCTGAGGCCGGTCGCCGTCGACGACAGCTTCGCGAACGCCGAGGACGTCGGTCTGCCCGTGGTCGGCTCCGAGGTCTGACCTGGTGAGCGTCACACTCCTCGTCGCGCTCCTCGCGGGCGCGCTCATCGGGCTCAGCCTGGGCGCCCTCGGCGGCGGCGGGTCCATCCTCGCCGTCCCGGTCTTGGTCTACCTGCTCGACCAGAGCGCCACCCAGGCAACCACCGGCTCCCTGGTGGTGGTGGGCGTGACCTCGCTGATCGGGGCCAGCACCGCCCACCGCGCGGGCAACGTGCTGCTCGGTCGCGGCGTCATCTTCGGCGCCGTGGCGATCGGCGGAGCCGCGCTCGGAGCGAAGGCCGCGGCCCACGTGGCCGACGACGTCCTGCTGGCGGCGTTCGCCCTGGTGATGCTCGTCGTGGGTGGGGTGATGGCGTGGCGCCAGTTCCGGCACACCAGGGGTGGCACCACCGACCCGCGGCCGGCGCTGGACGACCCGATCATCACCTTCAGCCCCACCTTCGCCTGCAACTGCCCACGCGCCATCAAGGTGGTCCTGACCGCCACGACCGTGGGACTGCTCACCGGCTTCCTCGGGGTCGGCGGAGGCTTCCTGGTCGTCCCCGCACTGCTGCTCGCCCTGGCCCTGCCGATGCGGTACGCCGCGGGCACGTCACTGGTGGTCATCACGATCACCAGTGCCGCGGCACTGGCCGTCCGGGCCGGCGCCGGTGCCAGCCCCGACTGGGCGCTGGTGCTGACGCTCACCGCCACGTCCGGCGTGGCCGCGGTCGTGGGCGCCCGCCTCGCGAACCGGCTGGAGACCGCCCGGCTGCAGGCCGCCTTCACCGTCCTCGTGCTTGCGGTCGCGCTGTACACCGCCGCCCGAGCGATACCTGTCCTGCTCTGACGCCTGTCCCCTTCCTGACCCTCCCCCACTGACCATTCCCCACCTGACCACCGCAAGCGGCCCCGGCCGCCTGCTCACGAGAACGGACCTCACATGAGCACCAGCTATGTCCGCGGCTCCGCCGCGCCAACCCACCCCGCACAAGCACCGGATCCACACCGGGCGTCGCGGCCCGGCCCCCTGGGCCGCCTCGGCGTCTGGGTGACCAACCACGTCAAGCTGGTCACCATCGTCTGGATCCTGGCCATCGTGGGCCTCGGTGCGTTCGCCCCCCAGGTCGAGAAGAACCTCTCGGGCGCCGGCTGGCAGGCCAACGGCTCCGAGTCCGTCGAGGTTCGTGAGCTCGCCCAGGAGCACTTCGGTGGCAACGCCAGCTCCGCGATCCAGGTCGTCGTGCACTCCGAGGACGGTCCCGTCACCGAGGGCGACGGCTCGAAGGTCCTCGCCGAGGTGACCCGGATGCTCGAGAGCGAGCCGCGGATCGCCGAGGTCGTCGCGCCCATGCCGGGAGCCACGCTGAGCCCCGACGGCAGCACCGCGATCGTGCTGGCCGGGGCGGGCGCCGACACCAACGAGATGGTGCGCGTCGCGACCGACCTCAAGGAGCCGCTCCAGGACCTCTCGGCCTCAGGGGTGACCGTCAACCCGACCGGGTCCTCGCTGCTGTGGAGCGACTTCAACGAGGCCAACCTGGACGCGATGCTCAAGTCCGAGTTCATGTCCTGGCCCGTCACCCTGGCCATCCTGGTCCTCGCCTTCGGCGCCCTCGTGGCAGCCGGCCTCCCCCTGATCCTGACGCTTGCCGGCCTGGTTGCCTCCGCCGGCTCGCTGGTGCTCATCAACGAGCTCGTCCCGGTCTCCATCTGGGCGATGAACTTCGCCATGATGTTCGCCCTGGCCCTCGGCATCGACTACGCGCTCTTCCTCGTGGTGCGCTACCGCGCCGCCCGGGCCGCCCGCAGGTCCAGCGACCCCGCACGCGCCGTCACCGACCGGCAGGAGGCGATCGCCCAGACCATGGACACCGCCGGCAAGGCCGTCCTCCTTTCCGGGCTGACCGTGCTGATCTCGCTCTCCGCGGTCATGCTCGTCCCCTCCCCGTCCTTCCGCTCCATGGCCGGCGGGATCATGCTCTCGGTGGTCTTCGTGCTCGCTGCGACCCTGACGCTGCTGCCGCTGGTGCTGTTCAAGCTCGACGACCGGATCAACAAGTTCTCGCTCCCCTGGGCCCGCTCAGGCGAGCACCGCTCCGCGAAGTTCGCCGCCTGGGGCGAGCGGCTCTGGAAGCGACCTGTCGCCTGGGGTCTCGCGTCGCTGGTGCTGCTGCTGGCCCTGGCCGCTCCGCTCCTCGGTCTCCAGACCGCCATGCCCTCGATCAAGGTGCTTCCCGAGGACGCCTCCGCGCGCGTCGGCTACAACCTGGTCCAGGAGGCCTTCGGCGAAGGCGCTCCCGGCACCCTGCAGGTCCTCGCCCAGCGCGATGACGCTGAGGCGACCACCGCGGTGCTGAACGAGGACGAGGGCATCGCCGCCGTCATGCAGCCGATGCCGGCAGCTGACGAGTCGGACCAGGTGCTGATCCAGGCGGTGCCGACCGTCGATCCCTCCGACCCGGTCCTGGGCGACACCGTGGACCGGCTGCGGGTGGACCTGCCCGAATCGGTCATGGTCGGCGGAGCCCCGGTCGAGAACCTCGACCTCAAGACACAGCTCGACGAGTCCACACCGCTGGTCATCGGCGTCGTCCTGGTGCTGGGCTTCCTGCTCCTGCTCGTGGCGTTGCAGGCGCCGCTGATCTCCTTGCTCGGGACCCTGGCCAGCCTGCTGTCCACCGCCGCCGCCTTCGGCGTAGCCCGCCTGATCTTCCAGGAGGGGTACGGCGCCGACCTCCTCGGCTTCGAGTCCCAAGGGTTCCTCGACGCCTGGGCGCCGGTGTTCTTCTTCGCGATGATCTTCGCCATCGCCATGGACTACACCGTGTTCCTGCTGGCCTCGGCCAAGGAGCACTACGAACGCACCGGCGACGCGAAGGACGCCATGGTGGGGTCGCTGGCCCACTCCGGCCGCGTCATCTTCGCCGCCGGCGCCGTGATGGTCGCGGTCTTCTTCACCTTCGCCCTGTCCGGGCCCATCCCGCCCAAGGAGATGGGCGTGGTGCTGGGCATCGCGGTCCTGCTCGACGCCTTCCTGGTCCGGCTGGTGCTGCTGCCGGTGCTGCTGCGCCTGACCGGCAACGCCGCTTGGTACTGCCCGGCCTGGCTGCGCCGCATCCTGCCAAACATCACCTTCGCCCACGACTGAACCCAACGATTCCAACCCACTCGAGAAGAGAAGGAGCACACCATGTGCCGAGCAGTGAAGTGCAAGACCTGTGGCAAGACCACCTGGACCGGCT containing:
- a CDS encoding MBL fold metallo-hydrolase, encoding MSSLTILAIETPSLGDRSYLVHDGEVAFVIDPQRDIGRVLALLEEHHLRLTDVFETHIHNDYVTGGLALAQRTGAAYHVNAADEVSFERTPITDGETVAAGSRMKIRAIATPGHTFTHLSYALLDGDEPYAVFTGGSLLYGATGRPDLLGEEHTDALVRHQHASAHKLAEQLPDEAEVFPTHGFGSFCAATQSESTQSTIGQEKRSNPALTQDEETYARELLEGLASWPAYYAHMGPANAAGPGAPDLSPVQPADAHELRRRIEAGEWVVDLRNRTAFAAGHAPGTLNFGLDGPFATYLGWLIEWGTPVTLLGETADDVAEAQRELVRIGIDRPAAQATGGPEYWTDGTLASFATGTFADLEQVRRHRPVLVLDVRRADEHEKTRISGAMNIPLHELPQRVAELPDAEVWVHCAGGYRAGVAASILDAAGLRPVAVDDSFANAEDVGLPVVGSEV
- a CDS encoding MMPL family transporter; translated protein: MSTSYVRGSAAPTHPAQAPDPHRASRPGPLGRLGVWVTNHVKLVTIVWILAIVGLGAFAPQVEKNLSGAGWQANGSESVEVRELAQEHFGGNASSAIQVVVHSEDGPVTEGDGSKVLAEVTRMLESEPRIAEVVAPMPGATLSPDGSTAIVLAGAGADTNEMVRVATDLKEPLQDLSASGVTVNPTGSSLLWSDFNEANLDAMLKSEFMSWPVTLAILVLAFGALVAAGLPLILTLAGLVASAGSLVLINELVPVSIWAMNFAMMFALALGIDYALFLVVRYRAARAARRSSDPARAVTDRQEAIAQTMDTAGKAVLLSGLTVLISLSAVMLVPSPSFRSMAGGIMLSVVFVLAATLTLLPLVLFKLDDRINKFSLPWARSGEHRSAKFAAWGERLWKRPVAWGLASLVLLLALAAPLLGLQTAMPSIKVLPEDASARVGYNLVQEAFGEGAPGTLQVLAQRDDAEATTAVLNEDEGIAAVMQPMPAADESDQVLIQAVPTVDPSDPVLGDTVDRLRVDLPESVMVGGAPVENLDLKTQLDESTPLVIGVVLVLGFLLLLVALQAPLISLLGTLASLLSTAAAFGVARLIFQEGYGADLLGFESQGFLDAWAPVFFFAMIFAIAMDYTVFLLASAKEHYERTGDAKDAMVGSLAHSGRVIFAAGAVMVAVFFTFALSGPIPPKEMGVVLGIAVLLDAFLVRLVLLPVLLRLTGNAAWYCPAWLRRILPNITFAHD
- a CDS encoding sulfite exporter TauE/SafE family protein yields the protein MSVTLLVALLAGALIGLSLGALGGGGSILAVPVLVYLLDQSATQATTGSLVVVGVTSLIGASTAHRAGNVLLGRGVIFGAVAIGGAALGAKAAAHVADDVLLAAFALVMLVVGGVMAWRQFRHTRGGTTDPRPALDDPIITFSPTFACNCPRAIKVVLTATTVGLLTGFLGVGGGFLVVPALLLALALPMRYAAGTSLVVITITSAAALAVRAGAGASPDWALVLTLTATSGVAAVVGARLANRLETARLQAAFTVLVLAVALYTAARAIPVLL